DNA sequence from the Carassius gibelio isolate Cgi1373 ecotype wild population from Czech Republic chromosome A14, carGib1.2-hapl.c, whole genome shotgun sequence genome:
TTCAGCagaaattaattgattaattaaggCAAGTCCTAACAATACTAATACACAAAGAGTATGCGGCAATAATCAACCTGTtgtcataaataaatatagaaatttgCAATGAACAAAGAGGAGTTGAACATGTATTTGTTTAATGTGGAAAGGCTAATTTTTCACTTTACTTAATATAAACCAGTGCAAAAAGAGTGGAATGCTTATGTAATCAGTTTTATGTTAACATACTTGCTGTAGAATATAAGACTGGTTCTCACACCAACAGGCCATACATTAATACTTTAGTCAAAGGTGCCTAGGGTTAAGATATACTCTAAATGTCTGATgtaaattacaaaacatttagtatttattgcaTTTCAGAAGCAACATTTTAGGTATTTGCATACCTACTGAATAATGTGTTCCAGAAATCTGTTCGAATGtcatattttaaagttaaactcataatatatatatatatatatatatatatatatatatatatatatatatatatttttttttttttttttttttgcctctaaCTGCGGAGCCTCTTAATATCTATTTATAACAAGTATTACAAGATGCTGaaactcataatcatgaaaattcacaggaaaaaaaaaaataaaataaaaaataacagacaAATGAATATACCCATTCTCTTAAGATCATTAGCTCTGGAGAGATGGGCTATAAAAATGACAGTTTTTCTCCTCATATATTTTTGCACAGTAAGTAATTTATGTGCTGTGTAAAAATTAGGGGGTGGAACGTTATTGTAACTAttgtctgtttaaaaaaatagtatgCATACTGTAATTCATCTTTTATTTGCAATGTATATTTATACTAAATGTACTAATTTCCTCCTCCATGCTGGAGGCAAAAACCTGAAATGTGTTGCTGCCACAAGTCACCAGTAGATGTCGCGGTTTTCCACGTTCTCCATCATGACTCAGCGtggcagacttttattttgaaacatatTTGGTCAATTTATCCTGTTTCATTTGGTTCgtgtttagttttattagttcCGCGGCAGCGGCGGCAGGAGCAGGACTGTGAGCACGGTTCTGTTACCGTGGAAGGGGCCGGAGATGGCGGAGTACAGTCAGACGGGTATATTAACGGCCCTGCTGCTGTTTACTGTGGTAACTGTGAAGGATATTTATGTGGGCCGCAACAGCATGACTCAACAGGACAGCACTGGACCCGACCTGcaaacacagagacagaacaaacacacactctacaCGGGTCCGGTTCTCAAGTTCCAGTACTGGTGAGAAACTCCACACACACTGATGTTATTCGGTGGCTTTACTGTCTGTTTAAAGCCCATGGGGATGCTAAGCTAATAAGGCTAACGTTACATGCCTGAAcgtaaataatacataattataatatttatgttgatagacaaaataaaaattactatatcttgaaaatgcatgtttttccCATTATAAgtataactaatataaataaaaaataaaaaaatgtcatgagATGAATGTCAAAAGACGCTTTTTTGTGTGTAACTTACGTAATTAACGTCTTTGCTGCGAAAACAGCTCATGATATCTTGCATTCATGTAACTATTATCTAATTGAAATGTGTTGAATTGTGCAGATTATTGTAAATCTGTTTAAAGCTTGACTGAGCTTACGTTACACTGCTCTGTAAGAACACAGAAGACAATAGATCAGAGGGACTTATTAGACTTAGATTAATAGATCTAGATCTgtggttttaatttttattttaattaaaagtggttttattaattttttcagcGTTTTTTCTCagatgtatgtatttataaatatatttatatatatataagtaaacatATTTTAATCAATATTGTGCTAGTGACGTGTAACCTAGTTCAAGCAATAGTAAATATGAggtcaaaaaaattaataaacaaacacgcGTGGatatattatgattttgtaaAATAGGCTGGATTTTCATTTCATATAGACTTGGATATCATATCAATGACTATTTCTAAAATGATTTACCACTATCAATATCTGTTTGTTTTCAGTATATCCTGAGGGTACAGTAAGGTGTTCCAGGAGTACTCCCGGTCCATCAGCCAGCTGTACCCGGACATCCGAATCGAGGGAGAGAATTACCCTCCCAAACCCATCAACAAGTTAGTGTGTTTTTCCAGATTTTATGGAATTGGCCCTCTGTCCTAACTTTAACTTATCTTGTGTCTTCCTCTACAGATACATTGGAAATTTCATCTCCTACTTCAAACTGCTTGCCATCGCCTTGATTGTGACTGGACAAAATCCTTTCCAAATGTTTGGAATGAACACTCCAAGTATATGGTCCTGGGGACAGGAGAATAAGGTAATGTTTATGTAGAAGGGCTTTGGCTCTAACCGGATTTTATAATTGAGATTAGGCTTAAGATAAACTTGCACTGTGACTGTCACGCAAATGAGCAGCATTTCAGAGCCATAACTGTGTCATTGAGTGTGAAGGGCATGCCTGGAATTGGCGGAATGTGTATGATGATGATGTAGTGTTTGTAAACACCTGTTTAAATGTAAAGACGTAAAATCAACATTTACTGCATTTGCAATTTTAAAGAGATCCCAGTTGTGATTAAATTGAAGTAGCTTcagatttttttctgtattgaGTAAAACAGACTCACAAGAAGAGAAAAATACAGgttggagatttggtttggtccatTGGTTGATGTAAGAAAGACACTAGAGAGAGTCTAAACTCAATcttgaatgatatatatatatatatatctttttcttattttctccACTGTCTGCATGTTGCTTTTAATAACCTGAAAGAAAATTTCTCACGTTTGATGGGTATGTTTTGCAGATATTCTCCTGCCTCATGGCATTCTTCATTAGTAACATGTTGGAGACCCATTTCCTCTCGACAGGAGCTTTTGAGATTTCATTGAATGGTAATGTCATTTGGATGCCCACTACAGTTGGGGGAGAAAATGTAAAGATGTGAACAATATATGTATGTCAAAAAAGCATCACTATTTCTCTCTGGTTTAGATGTACCAGTTTGGTCCAAGTTGCAATCAGGATATGTGCCCAGCATTCAGGAACTTTTCCAGATCTTGGATAACCACCTTAAGATGAATCAGGTTGACAAGATGAACTTTCCCTCACCATAGTGATGTTGTTTTTGCCAAGGGACGGTGAGTGTTAAAGCCTGTACAATAggactgtgcaaaaaatcaaatgctattttcatgcgcatcttgtcagtaaagacactcctgtgattagtatatctccagcacgtgcattcagatcaggattgccaggttttcaaaacaatacCTGCCCAattacttctcaaaactagcccaatcgcatttcgtTCTGGGCGAAAAtggtcaaatagccctcgatgccttcagtgtgactatacaattttaatagtcatgaaaataaagaaaactctttgaatgagaaggtgtgtccaaacttttggtgtgTACTGTaagtaaaaactatttaaaaattgcCCTTTTTGAAACTATGACGCTGCGTTGAACAACATGCATAATTAAACACAACAGCAGCGTTAAGTGTCCTAATGTCCTCTGCAGGTCTCCGGAGCTGTTTCTCTGGTCAGTGGGACTGTGGATTGTGGCATAATGAAGGCCTGCACTGCAAACAGCTCGCTGTTAGTACAGGCTCGATGCTCAGCCACCACAAACACTCTTTCTGCCCAGCGACACACACCTTTGGATTGACTACATCTCTTCAGAGCATTTAACGCGTATTCTTAGTGTGAAAGACATGTGTGAGCTAAAGGCactacaatacattttttatgctgaagtttttttttttttttaatcaggattCTGTTTGTAACAAGTGCTTTTAGCTGAAATTGAATGGAATGCTCCATCTTTCTCAAGGGCAACTGTGATGTTATCTTAACGTAGATGTCTTAAAATTacctttaacattattatttgtttgcaCTGGTGTAGACTGTACTGTACTCTgggtattggattttttttttattagtgggtTTGTTTGCGTACTGCAGAAACATGCAGTTTTGTTAGTGAGCTAtcggtttttttttaatgcttgaaATTGTAAATTTTTTGTCCTGTTGTCACAGGTTTGCTGGTTAGATTCATAAGTACAGCATGTGCTTGTGGAGGGAATTAAGGCCAGATCTTCCTCTCTTCTGCTTAAACTTTAACCGTATACATTAGCACTGCCAGAGTAATCTGTGAAATCAGCGTAACTCTTCAGATCTCTGCAGTCGGTGCGATTGAGAGTGTTGCATATCAGAAGACCATATATGAATGGTATTTCCAAAGATTCCCGCTATTTTTCCAGCTCTCCATATAGATGTGACAGTAAGCAATGTACCCCTTACATTTAAGTGTACCTCTCTGTGAATTTGTAACAAATGTGATACTAATAGTAGGCATTAAGTTGCTTCGAGAGAATAAATTTTACTCTTATTTCACAGTGatgtaaaataaagattaatatataaaatgtaattgttcctaatttatttgtgtgtgtgtgtgtgtgtgtgattgattgattgtactCCACTCTCTTAAAGCCTTTTCGGGTTTTGTACTCTATTGTGATAGTTGTGCATGAGTTATAGGTTTGTCCTGAgcagtttactttttattttatgattttaggaCTTTTTGTTGATTCTGTGAGCGTTATGTTAGCACAATTGTATCATGAATCTGAACCATAGCGTTTATTATCCACCAAACACAAAGCTAATATTGGAATAATTAACATAAGGGTCATAATCATTCATTATATCTTAagtatttaaacttaaaaagCAGATTGGAAGGAATGAACATACAGTTGTCCACtactctataaatatatatatatatatatatatatatatatatatacacacacacacatacatattcatacatacaggtgctggtcatataattagaatatcatcaaaaagtgaaacttgtatattatattcattcatttaacacagactgatatatttcaaatgtttatttcttttaattttgatgattataactgaccaTTAAGgacaatcccaaattcagtatctcagaaaattagaatattgtgaaaaggttaaaTATTGAAGAAACCTGGTGCAAATCTGTAATCAgcttattaactcaaaacacctgcaaaggcctttaaatggtctctcagtctagttctgtaggctacacaatcacaggggaagactgctgacttgacagttgtccaaaagacgaccattgac
Encoded proteins:
- the LOC128026955 gene encoding selenoprotein T2-like → MAEYSQTGILTALLLFTVVTVKDIYVGRNSMTQQDSTGPDLQTQRQNKHTLYTGPVLKFQYCISUGYSKVFQEYSRSISQLYPDIRIEGENYPPKPINKYIGNFISYFKLLAIALIVTGQNPFQMFGMNTPSIWSWGQENKIFSCLMAFFISNMLETHFLSTGAFEISLNDVPVWSKLQSGYVPSIQELFQILDNHLKMNQVDKMNFPSP